From the genome of Vicia villosa cultivar HV-30 ecotype Madison, WI linkage group LG2, Vvil1.0, whole genome shotgun sequence, one region includes:
- the LOC131652045 gene encoding GDP-mannose 4,6 dehydratase 1 has translation MADSGSTIPTASTNGDATPPPKVALITGITGQDGSYLTEFLLNKGYEVHGLIRRSSNFNTQRIDHIYVDPHNAHKARMKLHYADLSDASSLRRWLDIILPDEVYNLAAQSHVAVSFEIPDYTADVVATGALRLLEAVRSHIDASGRSHIRYYQAGSSEMFGSTPPPQSETTPFHPRSPYAASKVAAHWYTVNYREAYGIYACNGILFNHESPRRGENFVTRKITRAVGRIKIGLQSKLFLGNLQASRDWGFAGDYVEAMWLMLQQEKPDDYVVATEDSHTVEEFLQVAFGYVGLNWKDHVVIDKRYFRPTEVDNLKGDATKAKKVLGWKPKVSFEELVRMMVDNDVEMAKKEKVLVDAGYIDAQQQP, from the coding sequence ATGGCCGATTCAGGATCCACAATCCCAACGGCGTCAACTAACGGCGACGCAACTCCACCTCCCAAAGTAGCATTAATCACCGGAATCACCGGCCAAGACGGATCATACCTAACGGAATTTCTCCTCAACAAAGGCTACGAAGTTCACGGCTTAATCCGTCGTTCTTCCAATTTCAACACGCAACGAATCGATCACATTTATGTAGATCCACACAACGCTCACAAAGCTCGTATGAAGCTTCACTACGCCGATCTCTCCGACGCTTCTTCTCTCCGTCGCTGGCTCGATATAATCCTCCCCGACGAAGTCTACAACCTCGCCGCTCAATCTCATGTCGCTGTTTCCTTCGAGATCCCTGATTACACCGCGGATGTTGTCGCCACCGGTGCTCTCCGTTTACTGGAAGCCGTCCGATCTCACATAGACGCGTCTGGTAGATCTCACATTCGATACTATCAAGCTGGATCTTCTGAGATGTTTGGATCAACTCCACCGCCGCAATCGGAGACAACTCCGTTTCATCCTCGTTCGCCTTACGCCGCGTCCAAAGTCGCGGCGCATTGGTACACTGTTAACTACCGTGAAGCGTATGGAATCTACGCTTGTAATGGAATTCTCTTCAATCATGAATCTCCGCGGCGAGGAGAGAATTTCGTGACGAGGAAGATTACTCGTGCTGTTGGTAGGATCAAGATCGGGCTTCAAAGTAAGCTGTTTCTCGGAAACCTTCAGGCTTCGAGAGATTGGGGATTTGCTGGTGATTACGTCGAAGCAATGTGGTTGATGCTGCAACAAGAGAAGCCTGATGATTATGTTGTTGCGACGGAGGATTCGCATACGGTGGAAGAGTTTTTGCAAGTTGCTTTTGGTTATGTGGGTTTGAATTGGAAGGATCATGTTGTTATTGATAAGAGGTATTTTCGTCCTACTGAAGTTGATAATCTGAAAGGGGATGCAACTAAAGCTAAGAAAGTTCTTGGATGGAAACCTAAGGTTAGTTTTGAAGAGCTTGTTAGAATGATGGTTGATAATGATGTTGAAATGGCTAAGAAGGAGAAAGTGCTTGTTGATGCTGGTTACATTGATGCTCAGCAACAACCTTGA
- the LOC131652046 gene encoding uncharacterized protein LOC131652046 isoform X2, which produces MGASESTFPTAQTPDDQITTVTQPLEASDPILERLKSLKITPPVLTSLPTEGTLTDILVRRPSSSPATVNPKVLLELFSMYRDWQEERVQEISKNQEEIENKIEVADALAIKLLQRYNHSTSTMKTASQHLSGVHSLQVEIGRLKGRLTEVISNCDALCKRITAEGPEPLRSSIKPFAIAKADQEICSSSTNLQTVTKTSPPSAE; this is translated from the exons ATGGGCGCTTCAGAGTCTACTTTCCCCACCGCgcag ACGCCGGATGATCAAATCACCACCGTAACACAGCCGTTGGAAGCGTCCGATCCCATTTTAGAGCGCCTTAAATCTCTCAAAATT ACGCCGCCGGTTTTGACGTCTCTTCCAACGGAAGGTACTTTAACTGATATTCTAGTGAGGAGGCCTTCATCGTCGCCCG CTACAGTGAATCCCAAGGTTTTACTTGAGCTCTTCTCAATGTACCGTGATTGGCAGGAAGAAAGAGTCCAAGAGATAAGCAAAAATCAG GAGGAGATAGAAAACAAAATAGAAGTTGCTGATGCTTTGGCAATCAAACTTCTTCAGCGATATAATCACTCAACGTCGACGATGAAGACTGCTTCACAGCATCTATCAGGAG TTCATTCGTTGCAGGTAGAAATTGGAAGGCTCAAAGGAAGGTTGACTGAAGTTATCAGTAACTGCGATGCTTTGTGCAAGAGGATTACCGCAGAGGGCCCAGAACCCCTCCGGTCATCTATCAAACCTTTTGCAATTGCTAAGGCTGATCAAGAAATTTGCTCAAGTTCAACCAACTTGCAAACAGTTACAAAAACAAGTCCACCTTCTGCAGAATAG
- the LOC131652046 gene encoding uncharacterized protein LOC131652046 isoform X1 — MGASESTFPTAQTPDDQITTVTQPLEASDPILERLKSLKITPPVLTSLPTEGTLTDILVRRPSSSPGSATVNPKVLLELFSMYRDWQEERVQEISKNQEEIENKIEVADALAIKLLQRYNHSTSTMKTASQHLSGVHSLQVEIGRLKGRLTEVISNCDALCKRITAEGPEPLRSSIKPFAIAKADQEICSSSTNLQTVTKTSPPSAE, encoded by the exons ATGGGCGCTTCAGAGTCTACTTTCCCCACCGCgcag ACGCCGGATGATCAAATCACCACCGTAACACAGCCGTTGGAAGCGTCCGATCCCATTTTAGAGCGCCTTAAATCTCTCAAAATT ACGCCGCCGGTTTTGACGTCTCTTCCAACGGAAGGTACTTTAACTGATATTCTAGTGAGGAGGCCTTCATCGTCGCCCGGTTCAG CTACAGTGAATCCCAAGGTTTTACTTGAGCTCTTCTCAATGTACCGTGATTGGCAGGAAGAAAGAGTCCAAGAGATAAGCAAAAATCAG GAGGAGATAGAAAACAAAATAGAAGTTGCTGATGCTTTGGCAATCAAACTTCTTCAGCGATATAATCACTCAACGTCGACGATGAAGACTGCTTCACAGCATCTATCAGGAG TTCATTCGTTGCAGGTAGAAATTGGAAGGCTCAAAGGAAGGTTGACTGAAGTTATCAGTAACTGCGATGCTTTGTGCAAGAGGATTACCGCAGAGGGCCCAGAACCCCTCCGGTCATCTATCAAACCTTTTGCAATTGCTAAGGCTGATCAAGAAATTTGCTCAAGTTCAACCAACTTGCAAACAGTTACAAAAACAAGTCCACCTTCTGCAGAATAG